Proteins found in one Streptomyces sp. CB09001 genomic segment:
- a CDS encoding sugar ABC transporter substrate-binding protein yields MDRSSHARSRRFAPAVALAAAAALTLAGCSSGSGGKKADEEGDSGASAGKANTPRMTVALVTHQAPGDTFWDIVRKGAQAAADKDNVKLVYSADPNAGNQANLVQNAIDQKVDGIAVTLAKPDALRSVLDKAEQAGIPVVGLNSGLADWKKLGLMEFFGQDESVAGEALGKRLNEDGAKNAVCVIHEQGNVGLTQRCEGVKKTFEGSIETLYVNGTDMPSVKSTITAKLKQDGDIDHLVTLGAPFAMTAVQSVDESGSKAKVATFDLNKELTGAIEKGDIEFAVDQQPYLQGYLAVDGLWLYKNNGNYSGGGEQPVLTGPAFVDKTNVKAVAEFASKGTR; encoded by the coding sequence ATGGACCGCTCTTCGCACGCCCGCTCCCGCAGATTCGCCCCTGCCGTGGCCCTCGCCGCCGCCGCGGCCCTGACCCTCGCCGGCTGCTCCAGCGGCTCGGGCGGGAAGAAGGCCGACGAGGAGGGCGACTCGGGCGCCTCCGCGGGCAAGGCGAACACCCCCCGCATGACGGTCGCCCTGGTCACCCACCAGGCCCCCGGCGACACCTTCTGGGACATCGTCCGCAAGGGCGCCCAGGCCGCCGCCGACAAGGACAACGTCAAGCTCGTCTACTCCGCCGACCCGAACGCGGGCAACCAGGCCAACCTGGTGCAGAACGCGATCGACCAGAAGGTCGACGGCATCGCCGTCACCCTCGCCAAGCCGGACGCCCTGCGGAGCGTCCTCGACAAGGCGGAGCAGGCCGGCATACCCGTGGTCGGGCTCAACTCCGGTCTGGCGGACTGGAAGAAGCTCGGCCTGATGGAGTTCTTCGGCCAGGACGAGAGCGTGGCCGGCGAGGCGCTCGGCAAGCGGCTCAACGAGGACGGGGCGAAGAACGCCGTCTGCGTCATCCACGAGCAGGGCAACGTCGGCCTGACCCAGCGCTGCGAGGGCGTGAAGAAGACCTTCGAGGGGTCCATCGAAACCCTCTACGTCAACGGCACCGACATGCCCTCGGTGAAGTCGACCATCACCGCCAAGCTCAAGCAGGACGGCGACATCGACCACCTCGTCACGCTCGGCGCACCCTTCGCCATGACGGCCGTGCAGTCGGTGGACGAGTCCGGCAGCAAGGCCAAGGTCGCCACCTTCGACCTCAACAAGGAACTGACCGGCGCCATCGAGAAGGGCGACATCGAGTTCGCCGTCGACCAGCAGCCCTACCTCCAGGGCTACCTCGCGGTCGACGGACTGTGGCTCTACAAGAACAACGGCAACTACAGCGGCGGCGGTGAGCAGCCGGTGCTGACCGGCCCGGCCTTCGTCGACAAGACCAACGTCAAGGCCGTCGCCGAGTTCGCCTCGAAGGGCACCCGGTGA
- a CDS encoding VOC family protein, which produces MSSRLNPYLSFDGDARQAMEFYEQVFGGALALNTFGESGMPDPAYADKVMHAMLETPGGFTLMAADTPPGMEYRPGTNFAVSLSGDDASELRGYWEKLSAGGSVSVPLEKQMWGDVFGMCTDRFGVPWMVNISEPAG; this is translated from the coding sequence ATGTCCTCGCGTCTCAACCCGTACCTCAGCTTCGACGGCGACGCCCGACAGGCGATGGAGTTCTACGAGCAGGTGTTCGGCGGCGCCCTGGCGCTGAACACCTTCGGCGAGTCCGGCATGCCGGACCCCGCGTACGCCGACAAGGTCATGCACGCCATGCTGGAAACCCCGGGCGGCTTCACCCTGATGGCCGCCGACACCCCGCCCGGCATGGAATACAGGCCGGGCACCAACTTCGCGGTGAGTCTCAGCGGCGACGACGCGAGCGAGCTGCGCGGCTACTGGGAGAAGCTGTCCGCCGGCGGTTCCGTCTCGGTGCCCCTGGAGAAGCAGATGTGGGGCGACGTCTTCGGCATGTGCACGGACCGGTTCGGCGTCCCCTGGATGGTGAACATCAGCGAGCCGGCGGGCTGA
- a CDS encoding ABC transporter permease: MSMAQQAEPAVSTPPAPGPKETDGRTRERPVALRLLARPEVGVFLGAVAVFVFFLIAAPTLRDGGSMATVLYQSSTIGIMALPVALLMIGGEFDLSAGVAVVTSALTAGMLSYQLTVNVWMGVVVALVASLAVGAFNGWVLVKTGLPSFLVTLATFLVLQGVNLAVTKLVTGNVATDDISDMDGFDQAKSLFASSFDVGGVEVKITVVWWLVFAALATWVLLRTKYGNWIFAVGGSQESARAVGVPVTFTKITLFMLVGFGAWFVGMHQLFSFNTVQSGEGVGQELIYIAAAVIGGCLLTGGYGSAIGPVFGAFMFGMVNQGIVFAGWNPDWFKAFLGVMLLGAVLINLYVRRAATRR; this comes from the coding sequence ATGAGCATGGCCCAACAGGCTGAGCCGGCGGTGAGCACACCGCCGGCCCCCGGCCCCAAGGAGACCGACGGACGGACCCGTGAGCGCCCCGTGGCGCTGCGGCTGCTCGCCCGGCCGGAGGTCGGGGTCTTCCTCGGCGCCGTCGCCGTGTTCGTCTTCTTCCTGATCGCCGCGCCCACCCTCCGCGACGGCGGCTCCATGGCGACGGTGCTGTACCAGTCGTCCACCATCGGCATCATGGCGCTGCCCGTCGCCCTGCTGATGATCGGCGGCGAGTTCGACCTGTCCGCCGGTGTCGCCGTGGTCACCTCGGCGCTCACCGCGGGCATGCTCAGCTACCAGCTGACCGTGAACGTCTGGATGGGCGTCGTCGTCGCCCTCGTCGCCTCGCTCGCCGTCGGCGCCTTCAACGGCTGGGTGCTGGTGAAGACCGGCCTGCCGAGCTTCCTGGTGACCCTCGCCACCTTCCTGGTCCTCCAGGGCGTCAACCTCGCCGTCACCAAGCTCGTCACCGGGAACGTCGCCACCGACGACATCAGCGACATGGACGGCTTCGACCAGGCCAAGTCCCTGTTCGCCTCGTCCTTCGACGTCGGCGGCGTCGAGGTGAAGATCACGGTGGTGTGGTGGCTGGTCTTCGCCGCCCTGGCCACCTGGGTACTGCTGCGCACCAAGTACGGCAACTGGATCTTCGCCGTCGGCGGCAGCCAGGAGTCCGCCCGCGCGGTCGGCGTGCCGGTCACCTTCACCAAGATCACGCTGTTCATGCTGGTCGGCTTCGGCGCCTGGTTCGTCGGCATGCACCAGCTGTTCTCCTTCAACACCGTGCAGTCCGGAGAGGGCGTCGGCCAGGAGCTGATCTACATCGCCGCGGCGGTCATCGGCGGCTGTCTGCTCACCGGCGGCTACGGCTCCGCGATCGGCCCCGTCTTCGGCGCCTTCATGTTCGGCATGGTGAACCAGGGCATCGTCTTCGCGGGCTGGAACCCCGACTGGTTCAAGGCCTTCCTCGGCGTGATGCTCCTCGGCGCCGTCCTCATCAACCTGTACGTCCGCCGCGCCGCGACCCGGAGGTGA
- a CDS encoding ATP-binding cassette domain-containing protein: MTSKTPAAPGTHGAVLADPAPEQDRPLVELRRAGKSYGNIRALHGVDLVVHPGKVTCVLGDNGAGKSTLIKIISGLHQHTEGEFLVDGDAVRFGTPRDALARGIATVYQDLATIPLMPVWRNFFLGSEMTKGPWPVRRLDIARMKRTADEELRNMGIVLDDLEQPIGTLSGGQRQCVAIARAVYFGARVLILDEPTAALGVKQSGVVLKYIAAARERGLGVIFITHNPHHAYMVGDHFSVLRLGTLELSAARADITLEALTNHMAGGAELAALKHELAQVGGVDVESLPDDAGAAAKAAAPGTAAKDSAPDTADRTDSDASDAAESDAAASDSTASGTAEGKA; the protein is encoded by the coding sequence ATGACCAGCAAGACCCCCGCAGCCCCCGGCACCCACGGCGCCGTCCTCGCCGACCCCGCACCCGAGCAGGACCGCCCGCTCGTCGAACTGCGCCGCGCCGGCAAGTCCTACGGCAACATCCGCGCCCTGCACGGCGTCGACCTCGTCGTGCACCCCGGCAAGGTGACCTGCGTGCTCGGTGACAACGGTGCCGGCAAGTCCACCCTCATCAAGATCATCTCCGGGCTGCACCAGCACACCGAGGGCGAGTTCCTCGTCGACGGCGACGCGGTGCGCTTCGGCACCCCGCGCGACGCGCTCGCCCGCGGCATCGCCACGGTCTACCAGGACCTCGCCACGATCCCGCTGATGCCCGTGTGGCGGAACTTCTTCCTCGGTTCCGAGATGACCAAGGGTCCGTGGCCCGTGCGCCGCCTCGACATCGCCCGCATGAAGCGGACCGCCGACGAGGAACTGCGCAACATGGGCATCGTCCTGGACGACCTCGAACAGCCCATCGGCACCCTCTCCGGCGGCCAGCGCCAGTGCGTCGCCATCGCCCGCGCCGTCTACTTCGGCGCCCGCGTCCTCATCCTCGACGAGCCCACCGCCGCGCTCGGCGTCAAGCAGTCCGGCGTGGTCCTCAAGTACATCGCCGCCGCCCGCGAACGCGGACTCGGCGTCATCTTCATCACCCACAACCCCCACCACGCCTACATGGTCGGCGACCACTTCAGCGTGCTGCGCCTGGGCACCCTCGAACTGAGCGCGGCCCGCGCCGACATCACCCTCGAAGCACTCACCAACCACATGGCGGGCGGCGCCGAACTGGCCGCCCTCAAGCACGAGCTGGCGCAGGTCGGCGGCGTCGACGTGGAGTCGCTCCCCGACGACGCGGGCGCCGCGGCGAAGGCCGCCGCACCCGGTACTGCGGCGAAGGACTCCGCACCCGATACTGCCGACAGGACCGACTCCGACGCATCCGACGCGGCGGAGTCCGACGCCGCCGCCTCCGACAGCACCGCATCCGGCACCGCCGAAGGGAAGGCCTGA
- a CDS encoding GntR family transcriptional regulator: MPNQARPGTGEQARQLALGQLRQAILHGDMAPAQRLVENELAERFGVTRASVRAALIDLESQGLVERIRNRGSRVRVVTAEEAVAITECRLVLEGLCAAKAAAAVDDGQVAQLTELGSAMRKAVAGGEPLTYSDLNHELHARIREFSGQLTAVDLLERLNAQLVRHRFHLALRPGRPQQSLNEHLAMIEAIEARDPQAAEAAVRAHLTSVIEALRD, from the coding sequence ATGCCGAACCAAGCCCGTCCGGGCACCGGGGAGCAGGCCAGACAGCTTGCGCTCGGGCAGCTGCGGCAGGCGATCCTGCACGGCGACATGGCGCCCGCACAGCGGCTGGTGGAGAACGAACTCGCCGAGCGGTTCGGCGTGACCCGGGCCAGTGTCCGGGCCGCGCTGATCGACCTGGAGTCCCAGGGGCTCGTCGAGCGCATCCGCAACCGCGGCTCGCGGGTGCGGGTGGTGACCGCGGAGGAGGCCGTCGCCATCACCGAGTGCCGCCTGGTCCTGGAAGGGCTCTGCGCGGCCAAGGCAGCCGCCGCCGTCGACGACGGACAGGTCGCCCAGCTGACGGAACTGGGCTCGGCGATGCGCAAGGCCGTGGCAGGAGGCGAACCGCTGACCTACTCGGACCTCAACCACGAACTCCACGCCCGGATCCGGGAGTTCTCCGGCCAGCTGACCGCCGTCGACCTGCTGGAGCGGCTCAACGCCCAACTGGTCCGGCACCGCTTCCACCTGGCGTTGCGCCCGGGGCGTCCGCAGCAGTCCCTGAACGAGCACCTGGCCATGATCGAGGCGATCGAGGCCAGGGACCCCCAGGCCGCCGAGGCGGCCGTCCGGGCCCACCTCACCAGTGTGATCGAGGCGCTGCGCGACTGA
- a CDS encoding Gfo/Idh/MocA family oxidoreductase: MRIGILGLGRIGAFHAETLAGLDAVDSLVVADPFADAAQAAAERFGAEPADSAEAVLAAGVDGVVVAAATDAHPGLILAAVEAGVPVFCEKPVARTMTEGVEVLKAIAGRDVPVQIGYNRRFDAGFAAARAAVLSGELGTLHTVRSTTLDPAPPPASYVPASGGIFRDCSVHDFDIIRWVTGREVSEVYAVGGNRGADYIREAGDADTTGAVLTLDDGTVAVVSNSRHNGRGHDVRMEIHGFDDSIAVGLEDKLPLRSVEPGVTFPAGTPHDFFMDRFAAAYRAELTAFTEVVAGARTSPCTVEDALEAGWIAEACTLSLHEHRPVTIAEVRRG; encoded by the coding sequence ATGCGTATCGGAATCCTCGGCCTCGGCCGCATCGGCGCCTTCCACGCCGAGACCCTCGCCGGACTCGACGCGGTCGACTCGCTCGTCGTCGCCGACCCGTTCGCGGACGCCGCGCAGGCCGCCGCCGAGCGGTTCGGTGCCGAGCCGGCGGACTCGGCCGAGGCGGTGCTGGCCGCCGGTGTGGACGGTGTGGTGGTCGCGGCGGCGACCGACGCCCACCCGGGTCTGATCCTGGCCGCCGTCGAGGCCGGTGTGCCCGTCTTCTGCGAGAAGCCGGTCGCCCGCACCATGACCGAGGGCGTCGAGGTGCTCAAGGCGATCGCGGGCCGGGACGTGCCGGTCCAGATCGGCTACAACCGCCGCTTCGACGCCGGGTTCGCCGCCGCACGGGCCGCCGTGCTCAGCGGTGAGCTGGGCACGCTGCACACCGTACGGTCGACCACGCTGGACCCGGCGCCGCCGCCCGCCTCGTACGTCCCCGCCTCCGGGGGCATCTTCCGGGACTGCTCGGTGCACGACTTCGACATCATCCGCTGGGTGACCGGGCGGGAGGTGAGCGAGGTGTACGCGGTCGGCGGCAACCGCGGTGCCGACTACATCAGGGAGGCGGGCGACGCGGACACCACCGGCGCGGTCCTCACCCTGGACGACGGCACCGTCGCGGTGGTCTCCAACAGCCGGCACAACGGCCGCGGTCACGACGTCCGCATGGAGATCCACGGGTTCGACGACTCGATCGCCGTCGGCCTGGAGGACAAGCTGCCGCTGCGTTCGGTCGAGCCGGGCGTGACCTTCCCGGCAGGTACTCCCCACGATTTCTTCATGGACCGCTTCGCGGCCGCCTACCGTGCCGAGCTGACCGCGTTCACCGAGGTCGTCGCCGGTGCCCGCACCTCGCCCTGCACGGTCGAGGACGCACTGGAGGCCGGCTGGATCGCCGAGGCGTGCACCCTGTCGCTGCACGAGCACCGGCCGGTGACGATCGCCGAGGTGCGGCGCGGCTGA
- a CDS encoding phytanoyl-CoA dioxygenase family protein gives MPAAPVPAHRSRLSAGDCDLGAFRALVEQPTDPAAYPRAAAVQHNVPVYEAGRLRDDAETAAELVHALADGPGIVVLEGAFPDPAVVDRTTAVFDALIAEQHASGAAAGDHFAAPGANDRVWNALEKAALRDPGAFADYYANDALALVARAWLGPGYQVTSQINVVNPGGAAQTVHRDYHLGFLSGEAAAAYPAHVHRLSPVLTLQGAVAHCDMPVESGPTMYLPHSQKYEPGYLAWRLPEFRAYFEAHHVQLPLAKGDAVFFNPALFHAAGANRSADIRRMANLLQISSAFGRAMETVDREAVVDAVYPVLLKRRAEGAGERWLEHVVAASAEGYPFPTNLDRDPPADGLAPPSQADVVRRALRERWTREALRARLRAGRTRRESR, from the coding sequence ATGCCCGCAGCGCCCGTCCCCGCCCACCGCTCCCGGCTGTCCGCAGGCGACTGCGATCTCGGCGCCTTCCGCGCGCTCGTCGAGCAGCCGACAGACCCGGCCGCGTACCCGCGGGCCGCCGCCGTGCAGCACAACGTCCCCGTGTACGAGGCCGGGCGGCTGCGCGACGACGCGGAGACGGCCGCCGAGCTCGTCCACGCCCTTGCCGACGGTCCCGGCATCGTCGTCCTCGAGGGCGCCTTCCCGGACCCGGCGGTGGTCGACCGAACCACCGCGGTGTTCGACGCGCTGATCGCCGAGCAGCACGCCTCGGGGGCCGCCGCCGGTGATCACTTCGCCGCGCCGGGGGCCAACGACCGGGTGTGGAACGCACTGGAGAAGGCGGCCCTGCGCGATCCCGGGGCGTTCGCCGACTACTACGCCAACGATGCCCTGGCCCTGGTCGCCCGCGCCTGGCTCGGCCCCGGCTACCAGGTCACCTCCCAGATCAACGTGGTCAACCCGGGCGGCGCCGCCCAGACCGTGCACCGCGACTACCACCTGGGCTTCCTGTCGGGCGAGGCCGCCGCCGCGTACCCGGCGCACGTGCACCGCCTGTCCCCGGTGCTCACCCTCCAGGGTGCGGTCGCGCACTGCGACATGCCCGTGGAGTCGGGGCCCACGATGTACCTGCCGCACTCCCAGAAGTACGAGCCCGGCTATCTGGCCTGGCGGCTGCCGGAGTTCCGGGCCTACTTCGAGGCGCACCACGTGCAGTTGCCGCTCGCCAAGGGCGACGCGGTGTTCTTCAACCCCGCGCTGTTCCACGCGGCGGGCGCCAACCGTTCCGCGGACATCCGCCGCATGGCCAACCTGCTGCAGATCTCCTCCGCGTTCGGCCGGGCCATGGAGACCGTGGACCGGGAGGCGGTGGTGGACGCCGTCTACCCGGTGCTGCTGAAGCGCCGGGCCGAGGGCGCGGGCGAGCGGTGGCTGGAGCACGTGGTCGCCGCGAGCGCGGAGGGGTACCCCTTCCCGACCAACCTGGACCGCGACCCGCCGGCCGACGGCCTGGCCCCGCCCTCCCAGGCGGACGTCGTACGGCGGGCGCTGCGCGAGCGGTGGACGCGGGAGGCCCTGCGCGCGCGCCTGCGGGCGGGCCGGACACGACGAGAGAGCCGGTGA
- a CDS encoding LacI family DNA-binding transcriptional regulator, which yields MGHPFPIREIARQAGLSEATVDRVLNGRGGVRESTAYEVQRAIADLDRQRTQVRLVGRTFMCDIVMQAPERFSTAVRAALEAELPALHPAVVRCRFHFRETGPAGELTAALDRIARRGSQGVILKAPDVPEVTAAVGRLTAAGIPVVTLATDLPAGPRVAYVGIDDRAAGATAAYLMGEWLGDRPGNILTSLSSGFFRNEEEREMGFRGVMRARHPGRALVEIAEGQGLDATQYDLVRAALERDPRIRAVYSMGGGNIATLRAFEDLGRPCEVFVAHDLDQDNTRLLRERRLSVVLHHDLRQDLREACRHVMRAHGALPPAGPARPSAIQVVTPYNMPSDTPFDTATA from the coding sequence ATGGGGCACCCCTTCCCGATCCGGGAGATCGCACGGCAGGCCGGCCTGAGCGAGGCCACCGTCGACCGGGTGCTCAACGGCCGCGGCGGCGTGCGCGAGAGCACCGCGTACGAGGTTCAACGGGCCATCGCCGACCTGGACCGCCAGCGCACCCAGGTCCGGCTGGTCGGACGCACGTTCATGTGCGACATCGTGATGCAGGCGCCGGAACGCTTCTCCACCGCCGTCCGCGCGGCGCTGGAGGCCGAACTGCCCGCGCTGCACCCGGCCGTGGTGCGCTGCCGGTTCCACTTCCGCGAGACCGGCCCGGCCGGGGAGCTGACCGCGGCCTTGGACCGGATCGCGCGGCGCGGCTCCCAGGGGGTGATCCTCAAGGCCCCGGACGTCCCCGAGGTGACCGCCGCCGTCGGCCGGCTGACCGCCGCGGGCATCCCCGTCGTCACCCTGGCCACGGACCTGCCGGCCGGCCCCCGGGTGGCCTACGTCGGCATCGACGACCGGGCCGCGGGCGCGACCGCCGCCTACCTCATGGGCGAGTGGCTCGGCGACCGCCCCGGCAACATCCTTACCAGCCTCAGCAGCGGCTTCTTCCGCAACGAGGAGGAACGCGAGATGGGCTTCCGCGGCGTCATGCGGGCCCGGCACCCAGGGCGGGCCCTCGTCGAGATCGCCGAGGGGCAGGGCCTGGACGCCACCCAGTACGATTTGGTGCGGGCCGCGCTCGAACGCGATCCGCGGATCCGCGCGGTCTACTCGATGGGCGGTGGCAACATCGCGACCCTGCGCGCCTTCGAGGACCTGGGCCGCCCCTGCGAGGTGTTCGTCGCCCACGACCTGGACCAGGACAACACCCGGCTGCTGCGCGAGCGGCGCCTGTCCGTCGTGCTCCATCACGACCTGCGCCAGGACCTGCGCGAGGCCTGCCGCCACGTGATGCGGGCCCACGGGGCCCTGCCTCCGGCCGGTCCGGCGCGGCCGTCGGCGATCCAGGTCGTCACGCCGTACAACATGCCGTCCGACACGCCCTTCGACACCGCGACCGCGTGA
- a CDS encoding Gfo/Idh/MocA family oxidoreductase yields MVQALGVAVVGFGWMGRVHTQAYARVRHHYPHLALRPELVAVAEEVPGRAEEAAAQFGFASTTRDWREVAADPRVRAVSITAPNFLHREIAVAMAGAGKHIWVEKPVGLSADDARAVADAVAEAGVQGAVGFNYRNAPAVEAARDLIAAGEIGTVTHARIRLFSDYAAHPEGALTWRYERERGGSGVLGDLASHGADLARFLLGDIASLTADTAVFLPQRARPAAATAGHARAAGGELGPVENEDYVNCLLRFASGARGVLEACRVSVGEQNNYGFEVHGTTGAVFWDFRRMNELRVSRGTEYQDQPVSTVYVGPGHGEFAAFQPGAANAMGYDDLKVVEAHRFLRSIADGIPYGATLADAVYSAAVLDAMARSAERGTWVSPETSG; encoded by the coding sequence ATGGTCCAGGCACTCGGTGTCGCCGTCGTCGGTTTCGGCTGGATGGGCCGGGTGCACACCCAGGCGTACGCCCGGGTCCGCCACCACTATCCGCACCTCGCGCTGCGCCCCGAACTGGTGGCGGTCGCCGAGGAGGTACCGGGACGGGCCGAGGAGGCCGCCGCACAGTTCGGGTTCGCCTCGACGACCCGGGACTGGCGCGAGGTGGCCGCGGACCCGCGCGTGCGGGCGGTGAGCATCACGGCACCCAACTTCCTGCATCGCGAGATCGCCGTCGCGATGGCCGGGGCGGGGAAGCACATCTGGGTGGAGAAGCCGGTCGGCCTGTCCGCCGACGACGCGCGGGCGGTGGCCGACGCGGTGGCCGAGGCAGGTGTGCAGGGCGCGGTCGGCTTCAACTACCGCAACGCACCGGCCGTGGAGGCCGCCCGTGACCTGATCGCCGCCGGGGAGATCGGCACCGTCACCCATGCCCGCATCCGGCTCTTCAGTGATTACGCGGCCCATCCGGAGGGCGCGCTGACCTGGCGCTACGAGAGGGAGCGCGGCGGCAGCGGGGTACTCGGCGACCTGGCCTCGCACGGCGCGGACCTGGCCCGGTTCCTGCTCGGCGACATCGCGTCGCTGACCGCCGACACGGCGGTCTTCCTGCCGCAGCGGGCCCGGCCGGCCGCCGCCACCGCCGGTCATGCGCGGGCCGCGGGCGGCGAGTTGGGCCCGGTCGAGAACGAGGACTACGTCAACTGCCTGTTGCGCTTCGCCTCCGGCGCCCGCGGAGTCCTGGAGGCCTGCCGGGTCTCGGTCGGCGAGCAGAACAACTACGGCTTCGAGGTGCACGGCACCACGGGCGCGGTGTTCTGGGACTTCCGCCGCATGAACGAACTGCGCGTCAGCCGCGGCACGGAGTACCAGGACCAGCCCGTGAGCACCGTGTACGTCGGTCCCGGGCACGGCGAGTTCGCCGCTTTCCAGCCGGGCGCCGCGAACGCCATGGGCTACGACGACCTGAAGGTGGTGGAGGCCCACCGCTTCCTGCGCTCGATCGCGGACGGCATCCCGTACGGTGCCACCCTGGCGGACGCCGTGTACAGCGCGGCCGTACTGGACGCGATGGCCCGGTCCGCGGAGCGCGGCACCTGGGTCAGCCCGGAGACGTCCGGGTGA
- the iolC gene encoding 5-dehydro-2-deoxygluconokinase encodes MAESVPRFDLITMGRIGVDLYPLQTGVPLAEVETFGKFLGGSASNVAVAAARLGRATAVITRTGDDPFGGYLHGALKEFGVDDRWVTPVAAYPTPVTFCEIFPPDDFPLYFYRRPKAPDLEIHPEELDLDAIRAASIFWMTGTGLSEEPSRTATLAALAHRAKSGTTVFDLDWRPMFWADPGQARPYYAEALGHATVAVGNLDECEIATGVREPRACAEALLAAGVELAVVKQGPKGVLAVHRDGRSAEVPPVPVEVVNGLGAGDAFGGSLCHGLLSGWELERIMRYANAAGALVASRLACSSAMPTEAEVDDLLARATP; translated from the coding sequence ATGGCCGAGTCAGTCCCGCGTTTCGATCTGATCACGATGGGCCGCATCGGTGTCGATCTCTATCCTCTGCAGACGGGCGTACCCCTGGCGGAGGTTGAGACCTTCGGCAAGTTTCTCGGCGGTTCGGCCTCCAACGTCGCGGTCGCGGCCGCCCGGCTCGGCCGCGCCACGGCCGTGATCACCCGCACGGGCGACGACCCCTTCGGCGGCTATCTGCACGGCGCGCTGAAGGAGTTCGGCGTCGACGACCGCTGGGTCACCCCGGTCGCGGCGTACCCGACGCCGGTGACGTTCTGCGAGATCTTCCCGCCGGACGACTTCCCGCTCTACTTCTACCGCCGCCCCAAGGCACCGGACCTGGAGATCCACCCGGAGGAGCTGGACCTCGACGCGATCCGCGCGGCCTCGATCTTCTGGATGACCGGCACCGGACTGAGCGAGGAACCGAGCCGCACGGCGACGCTGGCCGCCCTCGCCCACCGCGCGAAGTCCGGCACCACGGTCTTCGACCTGGACTGGCGCCCCATGTTCTGGGCCGACCCCGGCCAGGCCCGCCCGTACTACGCCGAGGCGCTCGGGCACGCGACCGTCGCGGTCGGCAACCTGGACGAGTGCGAGATCGCCACGGGCGTGCGCGAACCCCGCGCCTGCGCGGAGGCGCTGCTGGCGGCCGGCGTGGAACTGGCCGTCGTCAAGCAGGGCCCCAAGGGCGTACTCGCCGTGCACCGCGACGGCCGGTCGGCCGAGGTGCCGCCGGTCCCGGTCGAGGTGGTCAACGGACTGGGCGCGGGCGACGCGTTCGGCGGCTCCCTGTGCCACGGTCTGCTCTCCGGCTGGGAGCTGGAGCGGATCATGCGATACGCCAACGCGGCCGGCGCCCTCGTCGCCTCCCGCCTCGCCTGTTCCTCCGCGATGCCCACCGAGGCGGAGGTCGACGACCTCCTCGCGCGAGCCACTCCCTGA
- a CDS encoding sugar phosphate isomerase/epimerase — translation MPSALDRIRVGSAPDSWGVWFPDDPRQVPWERFLDEVTEAGYDWIELGPYGYLPTDPARLTDEVTRRGLKVSAGTIFCGLHRGPSEWDATWEQVGRVAALTKAMDAKHLVVIPSFWRDDKTAEILEPPELTGEQWGHLTRGMERLGREVRETYGLDIVVHPHADTHIDTEEHVERFLDATDSDLVNLCLDTGHYAYCGGDSVKLIETYGERIGYLHLKQVDPDILAGVREGGVPFGPAVQRGVMCEPPGGVPELGPVLTAAQELGVDLFAIVEQDMYPCEPDKPLPIAVRTRKFLRSCGA, via the coding sequence ATGCCCTCTGCCCTCGACCGCATCCGCGTCGGCTCGGCCCCCGACTCCTGGGGTGTCTGGTTCCCCGACGACCCCCGGCAGGTGCCGTGGGAACGGTTCCTGGACGAGGTCACCGAGGCCGGCTACGACTGGATCGAGCTGGGCCCCTACGGTTACCTCCCCACCGACCCGGCCAGGCTCACCGACGAGGTGACCCGGCGCGGGCTCAAGGTCTCCGCGGGCACCATCTTCTGCGGACTGCACCGCGGCCCCTCCGAGTGGGACGCCACCTGGGAACAGGTCGGCCGCGTCGCCGCCCTCACCAAGGCGATGGACGCGAAACACCTCGTCGTCATCCCGTCCTTCTGGCGCGACGACAAGACCGCCGAGATCCTGGAGCCGCCGGAGCTGACCGGTGAGCAGTGGGGCCACCTCACCCGGGGCATGGAACGCCTGGGCCGCGAGGTGCGGGAGACCTACGGCCTGGACATCGTCGTCCACCCGCACGCCGACACCCACATCGACACCGAGGAGCACGTCGAGCGCTTCCTCGACGCCACCGACTCCGACCTGGTGAACCTCTGCCTGGACACCGGTCACTACGCCTACTGCGGCGGCGACAGCGTCAAGCTGATCGAGACCTACGGCGAGCGCATCGGCTACCTGCACCTCAAGCAGGTCGACCCGGACATCCTCGCCGGGGTGCGCGAGGGCGGCGTGCCCTTCGGCCCGGCCGTGCAGCGCGGGGTGATGTGCGAGCCGCCGGGCGGCGTGCCGGAGCTGGGCCCGGTGCTCACGGCGGCCCAGGAACTCGGCGTCGACCTGTTCGCCATCGTCGAGCAGGACATGTACCCCTGCGAGCCGGACAAGCCGCTGCCCATCGCGGTGCGCACCCGGAAGTTCCTGCGTTCCTGCGGCGCCTGA